Part of the Pseudodesulfovibrio mercurii genome is shown below.
AATCTGTTGCCTCGCCCTGGTCCTGGCCGCCCTGGCCGCCTTGGGCGGGTGCGGGACCCACGAGACCCAGACCATGAACGAGAGCGCCATCCGCCAGGCCCTGGTGGGCAAGACTTGGACCCTGCGCAGGGTCGTGGCCCGCGACTTCGACGAGGATCCGGCGCGGACCCTGAAGTTCAACGCCGACGGCACGGTGGAGGGGTTCGGCGGGTGCAACCACTTCACGGGCACCTACACCCTGACCGACGACTACCTTGAGTTCGGCCCCCTGGCCTCCACCCGCAAGTCCTGCGGGCCGGGCATGGACGAGAAGGAGTACACCTTCCTGACCGTGCTGGCCAAGGTCCGCCGCCTGTCCATGGAGGACGGCTCGGACGAACTGATCCTGGAGACCGAGAGCCAGGGCGAGGTGGTCTTCACCTCCGGCGACTCCGGCCTGTTCTGGTAGCCGGACCCGTTCCGGGAACGCACCGACCGCCGGTTGCCCGCAAGGCGACCGGCGTTTTTTTGTCCAGGGGACCTACAGCGACCGCTTGAGCCGCATGATCCGGGCGAAGGACGCCTCGATGCGCGCTTTGGGGATGGTGCCGTCATCGACCATGGACCGGATCAGGGCGTGGACCTTTTCCACGATGTGCTCGTCGAAGGACAGGTTGTTGCCGAAGAGGAGGATGTCCGCCCCCGCCTCGATGGCCCGGCGCACGGCCTCCCGGCGGCCGTACTCGTCGGCGATGGCCCCCATGTCCATGTCGTCGGTGACGATCACGCCGTCAAAGCCGAGTTCGCCCCGCAGCAGGCCGGTGATGACCTTTTTCGACAGGGTGGCCGGATAGTCGGGGTCCAGGCGGGCGTTGAAGATGTGGGCGGTCATGACCATGTCCGCCCTGCCTGCCGCGATCAGCTCCCGGTAGGGGATGAGCTCGGCCCCGGACCAGGTGGCGGTCACGTCGGTCAGCCCCTTGTGCGAGTCGGTCCCGGCGGACCCGTGGCCGGGGAAGTGCTTCAGGCAGGAGAGCACGCGCGCCCGGTGCAGTTCGTCCATGAAGATTCCGGCGCACCGGGCCACCCGTTCGGGGTCGCTCGAAAAGCTGCGCCCGAGCCTGCCGATGGCCGGGCTGTCCGGGTCCACGTTGACGTCCACCACCGGGGCGAAGTTCAGGTTGAAGCCCACGGACGACAGGTCGGCCCCGACCACGACCCCGGCCTCGCGCACCGCGTCGTCGCTCCCGGCCCCGAGGTCCGCGGCGGACGGGGTCTCGCGAAAACCGTACCGGGCCTTGAGCCGCTGGACCTTGCCGCCCTCCTGGTCCACGGCCACCAGGAGCGGAATGTCGGCCCCCGCCTTGAGGTCCTTGACCAGCCTGCGGACCTGCTCCACGGACCGGATGTTGCGCTGTCCGGCACCCCAGAACATGTCGTAGTCGAACAGGATGACCCCGCCCAGGTGACGCTCGCGGATGTCGCGGACGATGGTCGAGCGTTGGTTCACGGTGAATCCCCGGAACCCGGCCAGGATCATCTGGCCGATCATGGTGTCCAGGTCCGCACCGTGGGCGAGGGCGGGGGCGGGGAGCAGGCAGCAGGCCAGCAGGAGCAGGGCGGCGAAACGGGTGCGCATGGCGGGACTCTTCGGGGCTTGGAGGTTGCGGGTCCGGGCCAGCATAGGGCGGGCCGCCCCCCGGTGCAAGGGCGAAACCGTTTGCTCCGGGCCGGAATTGCTATACATTGGCGCATGCCCGTTCACACCGCCCGTCCCGGCTTCTTCCGCCGCGTCCTGCGCCACGCCTGGATCGACCTCGTGCCCCTGGTGCGGGGCGAGGACGCCGATCCCCTGTCCCACCGGGAGGCCCAGCTGTGGTCCCTGATCCTGGCCTCGCGCCACGTGCCCCACCGGCTGCGGCGGCTGTCCGCCGAGCAGGGCTGGGGCTACGCGGTCACGGTCCAGGAGTGGTACGCGGACCGGGCCGTGCAGGAGATCGACCTGTATTTCGAGGAGAACCGGCCGGAACTGGCCCGGGTGGCGCTGGCCGACCTTCGCCCCGTGGGCGGGCTGGAGCCGACCCTGTTCGGCCTAGCCCTGCTCATCCTCTTCTACTGGGCCTATTCGCGGACCTATCCGGGCCTGGGTCTGTACCCGGACCTGTGGGTCCGCCTGGGCAGCGCCGACGGCGGGGCCATCCTGTCCGGCCAGTGGTGGCGGCTGTGCACGGCCCTGACCCTGCACGCGGACGGCCCGCACGTGGCCGGGAACGCGGCCATCGGCGGGGTGTTCATCTGGCTGGCCGCGCGGCGGCTCGGCTCGGGCGCGGCCTGGCTGCTGACCGTGGTCTCCGGCATCCTCGGCAACCTGTTCAACACCCTGGTCCTGGGCATCCATCACGACGCAATCGGCTTTTCCACGGCCACCTTCGGTGCGGCCGGGCTGCTGGCCGGGATCGCCCCATTCGGCGTGGGCGGCGGCCTGCACGGATTGGGCAACGGCCCGTGGTTCCAACGTTTCCTGCGTTTTGTTCGGACCGCGCTCATCCCATTCGGCGCGGGGCTCGGGCTGCTGGCCATGCTCGGGGTCGGCGACGGCGAGGGCAACATCGACCTGGGGGCGCACCTCTTCGGCTTCCTCTCCGGGCTCGGGCTGGGCGCCCTCGTCGGGCTGGCCGCCACCCGCTTCGGCCTGCCCTCCAAGGAGACGGACTTCCGGCTTTACCTCGCGGCCCTGGGCCTGCCCTGTGCGGCCTGGGGCTGGGCCTGGCTGGCGTGATCTCAATGCTTGTGCTACGTTGCCTTGATCGATATGGATGTCCCTCCAACCCGTTTTCATCAGGAGTTTCACGTGGCCGAGCCCGTTGTTGACATACAGGGTCTGTACTACGCGCCGGGCGGTCTGCCGGTGCTGGAGAACGTCGATCTGCGCATCGAGCGGGGCGACTACCTGGCCGTGCTCGGGCCCAACGGCGGGGGCAAGTCCACCCTGCTCAAGCTCATGCTCGGCCTGATCCGACCCGACCGGGGCGCCATCCGCGTGCTCGGCCTGCCTCCGGGCGAGGCCGGGGGGCGCATCGGGTACCTGCCCCAGCACACCGTGGTGGCCGGCACCTTCCCCATCACCGTGCTCGAGGCGGTCTGCATGGGCACGGTCCGGCCCGGCTTCAAGGCCATGGCCGGGCGGCACTCCGGGACCGATCACGACAAGGCCCGCCGGGCACTCCGAAGGGTGGGCATGCTCGACTTCGAGAAACGCGGCCTGGCCCGGCTGTCCGGCGGCCAGAAACAGCGCGTGTTCATCGCCCGCGCCCTGGTGGACGACCCGGAACTGCTCCTGCTCGACGAGCCCACGGCCAGCGTGGACACGGCCAGCCGCATGTCCCTGTTCTCCCTGCTCAACGAGCTGAACCGGGACATGACCATCATCATGGTCAGCCACGACGTCTCGTTCCTGGCCTCGGGCGTCAAGTCCGTGGCCTGCGTCAATCACACCCTGCATTTCCACAACGCCCCGGAGATCACCGACGATATGTTCACCCTGACCTACGGCGGCACCGGGGACCACTGCTGCCCGGTGGAACTGGTCACCCACGGCCGCGTGCCGCACCGTGTGCTCGCCCCGCACGAGGGCGCGCTGGACGGCCCGGCCCCGGACGCCGAAGCGGCCGACAAGGGAGGGGAGGCGTGATGGACGTCCTGAGCTACGATTTCATGCAGAACGCCCTGGCCGCCGGGCTGCTCGCCAGCCTCATCTGCGGGGTCATCGGCACCCTGGTGGTGGTCAACCGCATCGTCTTCATCTCCGGCGGCATCGCTCACGCCTCCTACGGCGGCGTGGGGCTGGCCTTCCTCCTCGGCCTGCCGGTCCTGCCCGTGACCGCCGCCTTCACCGTGTGCATGGCCCTGATCATGGCCCTGGTCACCCTGCACGCCCGCGAGCGCGTGGACACGGTCATCGGCGTCATCTGGGCCGCGGGCATGGCGCTGGGCATCATCCTGCTGGACTTCACCCCCGGCTACAACGTGGACCTCATGAGCTACCTGTTCGGCTCCATCCTGGCCGTGCCGCGCTCGGACCTCTGGCTCATGGCCGCCATGGCCGCCCTGGTCACCCTCCTGGTTCTCATCTTCTACCGGGGCTTCACGGTCATGAGCTTCGACGAGGAGTTCGCCCGGTCCCGCGGCGTGCCCGTCAATTTCCTGTACATCCTGCTCATCGTCATGGTCGGCCTGTGCGTGGTCATGATCATCCGCGTGGTCGGCCTCATCCTGGTCATCGCCCTGCTGACCATCCCGCCCTTCATCGCCGAAAGGCGGACCGGCTCCCTGCACGTCATGATGATCGTATCCACCATCCTGTCCTGCATTTTCACCGTCACCGGGCTGCTCTTCTCCTACGCCCTGGACATCACCTCGGGCGCGTCCATCATCGCCGTGGCCGCCATCGGCTTCTTCCTCTCCCTGCTCGTCCCGCAGAAAACCACCTAGGGCGTAAGGGGCTGTTTTTTCCTATGGAATGGCTTTTGCAAATTATCCCCGGCCGGTGTACATCTTTTCCTGACCCGAGGCCCGACAAACAACCGGGCGCATGACCATGGAATACAAGGAACAGCTCAAACAGAAAGGATACACCCGGTACCGGGGCGCCGTGGACGCCTCGGTGTACGAGTACTTCAACTGCGATTGCTCGTGGAAGGCCCAGTGGTACCTGAAAAAGGGCCACTACCGCTGCTGCGGCTGCAAGGAGCGGTGCGAAACCCGCGACCCCGAAGGGTTCCAGCTCTTCCTCGACCTGGGATAAAAGGAAGGACAATGCGACGCATCCTCATCGCCCTGGCCCTGATCCTGGCCCTGGCCGCCACCTCCGTCCCGGCCCGCGCCTCGGACTACATGGACATGGACATCTGCCTGGGCAAGCAGGTGCTGGGCCGCATCCTGTGCAAGGACCCCCAGGAAATCAACTACGTGGCCAAGGTCCGGGACAACATCTACCTCTTCTCCGTGTTCTACGCCAAACAGGAAGCCCGCTTCGTGGTCGGCATCGGCGAAGACAAGATCCGCGTCCAGGGCAGGGAATTTCTCAAACTCACCCGGACCATCCCCTACGACTTCGACACGGCCAGCAAATGCGCCGTGGTCGAATACTCCTCCTCGGAATGCACCCGCACCGACCCCATCGTCTGCTGCACCGAAAAAACCGAAGAGGACGTCAAGGAGGAAAAATTCTGGGACCGTCCCATCCCGGACCTGCTTGAGGAAGACCTGAAAAAGGCCCTCGAAGTCCTGCCGCCCGAACAACAACCCGCTACCCAGGGCCAACAACCCAATACCCAGGGCACGCCCCCGGCCCAATAAACCCCGGCCCCACCGAATCACCCAAGGCCCCCGACTTTGCGCGGGGGCCTTTTTGCGTGCCTGAGGCGGGAGAGCGGGAGGGGAAATGCCTCCGGCGGGCCCTCGCCGGGCGGGCGCCTCCGGCGGCCGGGGCGCTGCCCCGGACCCCGCCAGAGAACCCTTTGAAAAGGGTTCCCTGGACCCTCCCAAACTTTTTGTGTGCCTGCGGCAGGGGCGTGCGGACGCGCGATGACGTGCGGATTGGGAAGGGGCGGGAGAGGGGGAGATTGTTGGCGGGGGATTGGTTGTGCGCGGGCGGGCGGTGTCCCGAAGGGTTCGCGCCGGACGGCCACGGGCCTCGGAGGGCCGCCCGGCGCGAACCCTTCGGGACGGTTGCCCACGCCGCCGAGAGGGGCGAAGGACAAGGAAATTTGGCAGAGCGGCGTGTCGGGACCGAGGGGTAAGGAGTAGGTTTTTATGCTACTACGCCCCCGCGAAGCGGCCCAAAGAGTTTAGGAGGGTGAGTGGGGGGATGGGGGGGCCACTTTGCAAAGGGTTCCCTCTCGCCCCCCTTCCCCCCGGCTTCCCTCTCGCCCCCCTTCCCCCCTGGCCGCCGCAGGCGGCATCCTCGACTACACCCTTCGCAGCCAGAGGAGCAGGGCGATGAGGGCGACGGTGGGGTAGAGGGGCCACCAGATTCGGTAGACGATGCAGGCGGCGGCCACGGAGCCGAGGATGAGGACGTAGGCCCAGGCCTCGAGCATGCGTTTGAGGGAACGCAGAAGGTCGGGGGAGACGCCTTGGTGCCGGAACGGTTCCAGCGGCGCGGTGCCGGTGTCCGGGCCGGCCGTGGCGCGGCGGGAGGATTGGAGCTTGTTGCCGCAGCGGGCGCAGGCCAGGGTGTTGTCGGCGTTTCGGGTGCCGCATTTGGTGCAGGTGATCACAGGGAGGTTATGGCCGCCCGAGGGGAGAAAGGTCAAGAGGCGGCCCGGCCCCTTCCACTCCGGCGCGGTTGGTGGTAATGCTGTTGCTGACACGCGGCGACGGCATTGGATTACGCAAGTATCAAGCGACATTGAGGATCATCGAGCCCATGACAGACGCACCCGCACGCGGCGCGAGGCCGGACAATGAAACGCGCCTCGACGCCTACTGGAAGCGATTGCGCGCCCTGAGGGAGCGCTCCTCACTGCGCGAGGTCACCGAGCGGGAGATGCTGCTGGAGATCCTGGAGATCAACAGTCCGGGCATCAACGAATATCCCATGCTCGAGGCGCAGCGCAGCAGCGTGCGGGAGCTGCTGGCGGGCCGGGTGGGCCATCCGGGCTACGAGTTCATCCATGAGCGCGTGGGCCGGTTCATCATCCTGCTGGCCCACTACGACAAGGCGGTCAAGACCGGGGACGCGGCGCGACGCGAGGAGCTGGAGGCGACCCTGCTGAACACCGAGGCCGTGCTGGTCAAGTGCGCTCAGGGCATCGTCTACGCCATGGCCCTGGTGACGGACAATTTCGAGGAGCTGGTCCTGCGCTATTTCGGCAGACAGAGCCTGGAGCCCTATGGGGCGCTCATCGAGAAGCACCGTTTGGACCAGGCGTTCTGGAGCGCCTTCGTGGAGGAGTTCATCGCCAGCCGGGTGGCCGAGGCCCACGGGGAGATATTGGAGGGCGGGAAGTACGAGATCGCCAAGGAGCGGACCTTTCTGGTCATCCGCTTCCTGTTCGACGATATCCTGTCCAAACTGAACCCCACGGACCAGGAGATTTCCAAGACCCGCATCCAGAACAGCTACATCGCGGCCCGTGAGGAGCCCGCTGGCCGGGAGCGGGCCAAGCTGGTCCAGGCCATGCTGGTCAAGGGGCTGAAGGTGTTGTCGCAGTTCGACAAGTTTACGGCGGGCGAGCTGCTGCACGCGGCGCGCATGGCCTGCGTGGACCCGGTGGCCGAGGAGTTCGAGACCCAGTACCGGGCGCGGGTGGCCGAGGCCGAGGCCGCGCGCCGGGGCGAGGCCGGGGACAAGGACCCCGAGGAGCGCAAGAAGGAGCAGGCCTGGTTCAAGTTCGTGCTTGAGCAGATAGTGGGCCTGGGGCTGGGCGCGTCCATCGCCATCGGCGTGACCAGCGACCATTTCTACAAGGCGCTGGAGGCCGTGGTCCCGGACCAGATCCAGGGCATCCTGCCGCTGAAAAAGGACTTCAGCCTGCCGGTGCTTGAAAAAATCCTCTTTTTCCTGCTCGAGAACCACTTCATCCAGATTCTCAAGGAGTGCGGGCGCGAGGAGGGCGGCAAGATCCAGGTGCGCAGCGGCCGCGCCCGGCGGGTGTCCGCCCAGGCCGTGGACGGGTTGCCCGGCATGTCCAAGATTCGCAAGAAGCAGCTCTTCGGCAACGACGTGACCCGCGAGGGCACCCTGCTGTTCAAGCCCAAAACGGCCCAGCAGCTGGCCGACGCCATGGCCATGCTCTCCCTCGAACCCGAGCTGCGACAGGGGCTGGCCGAGCTGTGGAAGCGGGCCGTGTTCCGGGTGGACATCATGGTCCTGATCAACCTGGAACTGGTGGCCCGGACGACCACCAACCTGACGGTCCGGCTGACCGAAATCCTGCAGAAGTACGGCGTGCAAAAGACCGCCTGACCCGTTGCCGGGCGGCGGTCTCCTGCGAAATCGGGGTATTCGGGCGCGGCTAGCGGCGGAAGACGATGGTCTTGTTGCCGTCCACGATGACCCGGTCCTCCAGGTGCCATTTCACGGCCCGGGCCAGGACGTGGCGCTCGATGTCGCCGCCCAGCCGCTTGAGGTCGTCCACGGTGTGGCTGTGGGTCACGCGGATGACGTCCTGCTCGATGATCGGGCCCTCGTCCAGCTTCTCGGTGACGTAGTGGGCCGTGGCCCCGATGAGCTTGACGCCGCGCTCGTAGGCCCGGCGGTAGGGGTCCGCGCCGACGAAGGCGGGCAGGAACGAGTGGTGGATGTTGATGATCCGGCTGGGGTAGCGCTTGACGAAGTCCGAGGTCAGGATCTGCATGTACCGGGCGAGGACGATGAGGTCCACCTGGCCGTTCATGAGTTCGATCATGGTGTCCTCGGCCTTGACCTTGTCGCGCAGGGACGGGCCCACGGGGACGTGGTGGAAGGGCACGTCGAAGTTCTCCACCTCGCGCTGCAGGGTCGGGTGGTTGGAGATGACCATGGCCACCTCGGCGTCCAGGTCGCCGCGTTTCCAGCGCCAGAGCAGCTCCATGAGGGCGTGGTCCACCTTGGAGCATAGTATGACCATCCTCTTGGGCACCCAGACCGGGTTCAGGGACCAGTCCATGACGAAGCCGTTCGTGACCTCCTCGGCGAACTCGCGGCGGAGCTCCTCCAGGCCGTCCATGTCCAGGCCGGGCAGGAAGAACTCGTTGCGCATGAAGAACCGGCCGCCCTCGGGGTCGGTGGAGTGCTGGTCGGAGTGGATGATGTTGGCGTTCTTGCGGTGCAGGTAGCCGGATACGGCGGCCACGATGCCCGGCTGGTCGGGGCAGGTGATGAGCAGCCTGACGGTGCTTTCCTTGGATTCGGTCATGGTCTTCGATTGCCTTGATGCGTTCTGAATGAAGTTCGGTCCGGCAGGGAAACGGCCCGCGCCGGACGCAACATTGCGCTGTACCGCAAAAAATGGTCGAACAAAAGTCTTTTCCTTGCCCGTTGTCCGGCGGGGGTTGGCAAGGGCCGATTTCGGCAGTATAGGCAGGGCTGACTATTTTACGAAGACAACCACAAACGAGGGACGCATGTCTGAATCCGCTCTTCAGAAAGTGATGGATCACGCCTCGGCCGGACTGGCCGCACGCAAGGCCTTCTTCGATACCAAGGCCGAGCTGGTGGTCGAGATCGCCCGTGCCATGGCCGTGTGCCTGGCCGGGGGCGGCAAGGTCATGTTCTGCGGCAACGGCGGGTCCGCCGCCGACAGCCAGCACCTGGCCGCCGAGTTCACCAACCGCTTCCGCATGGAGCGCCCGCCCCTGCCCGGCCTGGCCCTGACCACGGACACCTCGGCCCTGACCGCCATCGGCAACGACTACAGCTTCGACGAGGTCTTCTCCAAGCAGCTCCTCGCCCTGGGGCGGCCCGGCGACATCCTGGTGGGATTGTCCACCTCGGGCACCAGCACCAACGTCATCCGGGCCATGCGCGAGGCCAAGCGCAACGACATCGTCACCGTGGGCCTGACCGGCCAGAGCGGCGCTGAGATGGCCGCCGTGTCCGACTTCCTGGTCACGGTGCCGTCGGGCGACACCGCCGTGGTTCAGGAAATCCACATCGCCGCCGGGCATGCCTTCTGCTTTCTGGTGGACCATTTCCTGTTCGAGGCCGTGGCCGAGCTGACCCCCTACCTGCCCGAACCCAGGGGCTAGGCCCGAGACAGGCATCGACCACATGTCGCCGTGATCGCTCACGAGGCGTTCACAGGCGGTTGATGAAATGGCCCCGACCGAGTCGGGGCCATTTCCTTTGGGGCAATGGGATCGAAGGCGGAATTGGCCGAGGCTAGGCCGCACCGAAGAACGGTTTCGCGATGAAGTAGAGCCCGAGAAGGGCGATCAGCCCTCCGGCCAGGCGGCGAAACACCGTTCCGCCGCGTTGCCAGGCCGAATTGGCGAGCAGCTTCCCGACCAGGGCGGTCGAGCCGCCGGCCACGGCGATGGGGATGCAGTGTCCGGTGGCGAAGAGCAGGATGAAGACCACGCCGGTGAGTATCTTCTCCTGGACCGTTATGATGGCGAGGATGGGGGCAATGAAACCGAAGGTGCAGGACCCCGACAACACGCCATAGGCCAGTCCGAGGATGAAGGCGCCGAGCATCCCCTTGAGCTTCAGCCTGGCCATCAGACCGCCGGACAGGGTACACTTGGACACGCCGAGCATGTCCAGGGCGACCCACAGGAGCACCAGCCCCACGACGATGGTCCAGTAGGGCCCCACGTCGCCGAGCATGCGGCCCAGCAGGGAACAGACCACACCGATGGCCGCGATGGTGATGAACAGGCCGGAGGTGAACAGCAGGGCGAACACCGTGGCCTGCCTCCCCTCGATGATCTTGTCCTGGCCCGCCACGTACCCGACGATGAGCGGGATGGACGCCAGATGGCAGGGGCTGAACAGGACGCTGACCATGCCCCAGAGGAAACACCCCAGCGCGCCGAGCAGCACCCCGCCCGTCATCCATTGATTGATGAGGATGAACAACTGGGCCATCGGGATTATTCGACGCCGAGTTCGGTCAGCTTGGCGACGATGCTCGCCTTGTCCAGGTAGCCCACGTGCCGGTACCGCTCCTTGCCCTGCGCATCGTAGAATATCTGCGTCGGTATCGCGGTGATGCCGTACCTGGACGCCTCGTCCCGATGCTTCCATACGTCGATGAAGGCGATGGCGGCCCGTCCATCATATTCCTTGGACAATTCCTCGATGATCGGCGTCATCATCTTGCAGGGGATGCAGGAATGCGCGCCGATATCCACCATGGTGACCAGCCCCGCGATGGGCATGGGGTGGGGCTCGCCGGAAATCAGATCGGCCGCCGGGACCGGCGCGTCGGGTTCCTGCGCCCCGGCGGGGGCGGCTAAAAGGACCATGCACGCGAGAAGAAGCAGGCAAGCCGGGATTGTCATTCTTGTTGTCACGAGTCGTATCCTTTTATCGGGTTGAGTGTTTTTCCGGCAACGGTGCCGCTGGGAACGAGTGCGCAACCCGTCCGTCTCGCGGTGCGTTGTGGATTACATTTGGCATTTTTTTCAACTGTTGTCGCAAAAAAAGGGCCGTCGCCATGGAGATTCCCGCGTCGTTGGAGGTCGGCCGGACGTCGTCCTGGAGCCCGTCCCCGGCCGGGAACCCGTATTCCCGGTCCGCTGGTCCGTGGGTGAGAATGGTGGCCGCTTTCTTCATGACGAAATCCTTGCGGTCGGCGCGCGCCGGATCAGAAATCCTCGCGCTTGATGCGGATGGTCAGCCCCTTTTCGCGGAGCTTCTGGGCCAGGATGTTGGCGCGCTGGATGGAGGGAACCGTGCTGATGACCAGCTGGGCGGTACCGTTTTCGTCCCAGACCCAGATGTTCTCGGGCAGGACCAGGCCCGCCTTGCGCGTGTCGGCCAGCAGGCGCTGGCGGGCCAGCTCGCGCTGGTCGAAGGAGGTCGCGTCGAAGGGCTCGCCGCAGGCCAGGACCCACCACCCGCGCGGGCGCAGTTTCGGGTCGGTCTCCT
Proteins encoded:
- a CDS encoding thioredoxin family protein yields the protein MVLLAAPAGAQEPDAPVPAADLISGEPHPMPIAGLVTMVDIGAHSCIPCKMMTPIIEELSKEYDGRAAIAFIDVWKHRDEASRYGITAIPTQIFYDAQGKERYRHVGYLDKASIVAKLTELGVE
- a CDS encoding metal ABC transporter permease; this translates as MDVLSYDFMQNALAAGLLASLICGVIGTLVVVNRIVFISGGIAHASYGGVGLAFLLGLPVLPVTAAFTVCMALIMALVTLHARERVDTVIGVIWAAGMALGIILLDFTPGYNVDLMSYLFGSILAVPRSDLWLMAAMAALVTLLVLIFYRGFTVMSFDEEFARSRGVPVNFLYILLIVMVGLCVVMIIRVVGLILVIALLTIPPFIAERRTGSLHVMMIVSTILSCIFTVTGLLFSYALDITSGASIIAVAAIGFFLSLLVPQKTT
- the purU gene encoding formyltetrahydrofolate deformylase; translation: MTESKESTVRLLITCPDQPGIVAAVSGYLHRKNANIIHSDQHSTDPEGGRFFMRNEFFLPGLDMDGLEELRREFAEEVTNGFVMDWSLNPVWVPKRMVILCSKVDHALMELLWRWKRGDLDAEVAMVISNHPTLQREVENFDVPFHHVPVGPSLRDKVKAEDTMIELMNGQVDLIVLARYMQILTSDFVKRYPSRIINIHHSFLPAFVGADPYRRAYERGVKLIGATAHYVTEKLDEGPIIEQDVIRVTHSHTVDDLKRLGGDIERHVLARAVKWHLEDRVIVDGNKTIVFRR
- a CDS encoding rhomboid family intramembrane serine protease, yielding MPVHTARPGFFRRVLRHAWIDLVPLVRGEDADPLSHREAQLWSLILASRHVPHRLRRLSAEQGWGYAVTVQEWYADRAVQEIDLYFEENRPELARVALADLRPVGGLEPTLFGLALLILFYWAYSRTYPGLGLYPDLWVRLGSADGGAILSGQWWRLCTALTLHADGPHVAGNAAIGGVFIWLAARRLGSGAAWLLTVVSGILGNLFNTLVLGIHHDAIGFSTATFGAAGLLAGIAPFGVGGGLHGLGNGPWFQRFLRFVRTALIPFGAGLGLLAMLGVGDGEGNIDLGAHLFGFLSGLGLGALVGLAATRFGLPSKETDFRLYLAALGLPCAAWGWAWLA
- a CDS encoding cytochrome c biogenesis CcdA family protein, which codes for MAQLFILINQWMTGGVLLGALGCFLWGMVSVLFSPCHLASIPLIVGYVAGQDKIIEGRQATVFALLFTSGLFITIAAIGVVCSLLGRMLGDVGPYWTIVVGLVLLWVALDMLGVSKCTLSGGLMARLKLKGMLGAFILGLAYGVLSGSCTFGFIAPILAIITVQEKILTGVVFILLFATGHCIPIAVAGGSTALVGKLLANSAWQRGGTVFRRLAGGLIALLGLYFIAKPFFGAA
- a CDS encoding glycoside hydrolase family 3 protein; the encoded protein is MRTRFAALLLLACCLLPAPALAHGADLDTMIGQMILAGFRGFTVNQRSTIVRDIRERHLGGVILFDYDMFWGAGQRNIRSVEQVRRLVKDLKAGADIPLLVAVDQEGGKVQRLKARYGFRETPSAADLGAGSDDAVREAGVVVGADLSSVGFNLNFAPVVDVNVDPDSPAIGRLGRSFSSDPERVARCAGIFMDELHRARVLSCLKHFPGHGSAGTDSHKGLTDVTATWSGAELIPYRELIAAGRADMVMTAHIFNARLDPDYPATLSKKVITGLLRGELGFDGVIVTDDMDMGAIADEYGRREAVRRAIEAGADILLFGNNLSFDEHIVEKVHALIRSMVDDGTIPKARIEASFARIMRLKRSL
- a CDS encoding D-sedoheptulose 7-phosphate isomerase; translation: MSESALQKVMDHASAGLAARKAFFDTKAELVVEIARAMAVCLAGGGKVMFCGNGGSAADSQHLAAEFTNRFRMERPPLPGLALTTDTSALTAIGNDYSFDEVFSKQLLALGRPGDILVGLSTSGTSTNVIRAMREAKRNDIVTVGLTGQSGAEMAAVSDFLVTVPSGDTAVVQEIHIAAGHAFCFLVDHFLFEAVAELTPYLPEPRG
- a CDS encoding META domain-containing protein, translated to MRIVWKRICCLALVLAALAALGGCGTHETQTMNESAIRQALVGKTWTLRRVVARDFDEDPARTLKFNADGTVEGFGGCNHFTGTYTLTDDYLEFGPLASTRKSCGPGMDEKEYTFLTVLAKVRRLSMEDGSDELILETESQGEVVFTSGDSGLFW
- a CDS encoding metal ABC transporter ATP-binding protein, with the translated sequence MAEPVVDIQGLYYAPGGLPVLENVDLRIERGDYLAVLGPNGGGKSTLLKLMLGLIRPDRGAIRVLGLPPGEAGGRIGYLPQHTVVAGTFPITVLEAVCMGTVRPGFKAMAGRHSGTDHDKARRALRRVGMLDFEKRGLARLSGGQKQRVFIARALVDDPELLLLDEPTASVDTASRMSLFSLLNELNRDMTIIMVSHDVSFLASGVKSVACVNHTLHFHNAPEITDDMFTLTYGGTGDHCCPVELVTHGRVPHRVLAPHEGALDGPAPDAEAADKGGEA
- a CDS encoding zinc ribbon domain-containing protein, with the translated sequence MTFLPSGGHNLPVITCTKCGTRNADNTLACARCGNKLQSSRRATAGPDTGTAPLEPFRHQGVSPDLLRSLKRMLEAWAYVLILGSVAAACIVYRIWWPLYPTVALIALLLWLRRV